A region of Vitis riparia cultivar Riparia Gloire de Montpellier isolate 1030 chromosome 12, EGFV_Vit.rip_1.0, whole genome shotgun sequence DNA encodes the following proteins:
- the LOC117926312 gene encoding putative disease resistance RPP13-like protein 1 isoform X1 yields MAGAVAGGGALLSASLQVIFDRMASRDVLTFLRGQKLSATLLRKLQMKLLEVQAVLNDAEAKQITNLAVKDWVDELKDAVYDAEDLVDDITTEALRRKMESDSQTQVRNIIFGEGIESRVEEITDTLEYLSQKKDVLGLKKGVGENLSKRWPTTSLVDESGVYGRDVNREEIVKFLLSHNASGNKISVIALVGMGGIGKTTLAKLVYNDRRVVEFFDLKAWVCVSNEFDLVRITKTILKAIDSGTPDDNDLNLLQHKLEERLTRKKFLLVLDDVWNEDYNDWDSLQTPFNVGLYGSKIIVTTRINKVAAVMHSVHTHHLAKLSSEDCWSLFAKHAFENGNSSPHPKLEEVGKEIVKKCDGLPLAVKTLGGALYSEGRVKEWENVLNSETWDLPNNAILPALILSYYHLPSHLKPCFAYCSIFPKDYQFEKENLILLWMAEGFLQQSEKGKKTMEEIGDGYFYDLLSRSFFQKSGSNKSYFVMHDLMNDLAQLISGKVCVQLKDSKMNEIPEKLRHLSYFRSEYDRFERFEILNEVNSLRTFLPLNLEIWPREDKVSKRIYPYGSRYVFEFRLSTRVWNDLLMKVQYLRVLSLCYYEITDLSDSISNLKHLRYLDLTYTLIKRLPESVCNLYNLQTLILYYCKYLVELPKMMCKMISLRHLDIRHSKVKEMPSHMGQLKSLQKLSNYIVGKQSETRVGELRELCHIGGSLVIQELQNVVDAKDASEANMVGKRYLDELELEWNRGSDVEQNGAGIVLNNLQPHSNIKRLTIYGYGGSRFPDWLGGPSILNMVSLRLWNCKNVSTFPPLGQLPSLKHLYILGLVEIERVSAEFYGTEPSFVSLKALSFQGMPKWKEWLCMGGQGGEFPRLKELYIIDCPKLTGDLPTHLPFLTRLWIKECEQLVAPLPRVPAIRQLATRSCDISQWKELPPLLKDLSIQNADSFESLLEEGMLQSNTCLRKLRIRNCSFSRPLRRVCLPITMESLYIEECKKLEFLLLEFLKCPLPSLAYLAIIRSTCNSLSSFPLGNFPSLTYLKIYDLKGLESLSISISDGDVTSFDWLRIRGCPNLVSIELLALNVSKYSIFNCKNLKRLLHNAACFQSLIIEGCPELIFPIQGLQGLSSLTSLKISDLPNLMSLDSLELQLLTSLEKLEICDCPKLQFLTEEQLPTNLSVLTIQNCPLLKERCKFWTGEDWHHIAHIPHIAIDDQVL; encoded by the coding sequence ATGGCCGGGGCTGTAGCAGGAGGGGGAGCACTTCTCTCGGCTTCTCTCCAAGTTATATTTGATCGGATGGCTTCTCGCGACGTCCTCACCTTCCTCCGGGGACAGAAACTCAGTGCTACGCTCCTAAGGAAGTTGCAGATGAAATTGCTGGAAGTTCAGGCAGTGCTGAATGATGCCGAGGCCAAGCAAATCACGAATTTAGCTGTCAAAGATTGGGTCGATGAGCTGAAAGATGCTGTGTATGATGCGGAGGACCTGGTGGATGATATCACCACTGAAGCTTTACGGCGCAAGATGGAGTCTGATTCTCAAACTCAGGTACGGAACATCATCTTTGGTGAGGGGATCGAATCCAGGGTAGAGGAGATCACTGACACACTAGAATATCTTTCACAAAAAAAAGATGTTCTCGGGTTGAAAAAAGGCGTTGGAGAAAATTTGTCAAAAAGATGGCCGACGACTTCCTTGGTAGATGAGTCTGGGGTGTACGGTAGGGATGTTAACAGGGAGGAGATAGTTAAATTTTTGTTGTCCCATAATGCAAGTGGGAATAAGATAAGTGTGATCGCCCTGGTGGGTATGGGCGGTATTGGAAAGACCACACTTGCTAAGCTGGTGTATAATGATAGGAGAGTGGTGGAATTTTTTGACCTTAAAGCATGGGTTTGTGTTTCAAATGAATTTGATCTTGTCAGGATAACGAAAACCATTCTTAAGGCAATTGATTCTGGGACTCCTGATGACAATGATTTGAATCTGCTTCAACATAAATTGGAGGAAAGACTTACGAGGAAGAAATTCTTACTTGTCCTTGATGATGTTTGGAATGAAGACTATAATGATTGGGATTCGCTACAAACTCCATTCAATGTTGGTCTATATGGCAGTAAGATTATTGTAACTACACGTATCAATAAGGTTGCAGCAGTCATGCATTCAGTTCATACTCATCATTTGGCAAAGTTATCCTCTGAAGATTGCTGGTCCCTATTTGCAAAacatgcatttgaaaatggaaattctAGTCCACATCCAAAGCTAGAAGAGGTTGGCAAAGAGATTGTAAAAAAGTGTGATGGATTGCCTTTAGCTGTCAAAACCCTTGGGGGTGCCTTATACTCAGAAGGTCGAGTAAAAGAATGGGAAAATGTATTGAACAGTGAAACATGGGATTTACCAAATAATGCAATTCTTCCTGCCTTAATATTGAGCTACTATCATCTTCCTTCACATCTAAAACCATGTTTTGCATATTGTTCTATTTTTCCTAAAGACTACCAATTTGAGAAGGAAAACTTGATTTTATTGTGGATGGCAGAAGGGTTTTTGCAACAAtcagaaaaaggtaagaaaacaATGGAAGAGATAGGTGATGGGTACTTTTATGACCTATTATCAagatcattttttcaaaagtcTGGTAGCAACAAATCATATTTTGTAATGCATGATCTCATGAACGACTTGGCTCAACTTATTTCTGGAAAAGTTTGTGTTCAATTGAAGGATAGTAAGATGAATGAAATTCCAGAAAAGCTTCGTCACTTATCGTATTTTAGAAGTGAATATGATCGCTTTGAGAGATTTGAGATCCTTAATGAAGTTAACAGTCTTCGGACCTTCTTACCATTGAATTTGGAGATTTGGCCTCGGGAAGATAAGGTTTCAAAGAGAATATATCCATATGGTAGTAGGTATGTTTTCGAGTTTCGCTTGAGTACTAGAGTTTGGAATGATTTATTGATGAAAGTTCAATATTTACGAGTGTTATCATTGTGTTATTATGAGATAACAGATTTGTCTGATTCAATTAGTAATTTGAAACATTTACGCTATTTGGACCTTACCTACACACTCATCAAAAGGTTACCTGAATCAGTTtgtaatttgtataatttacaaacattgatattatattattgtaaatatCTTGTTGAATTGCCTAAAATGATGTGCAAAATGATTAGCTTACGTCATCTTGATATCAGGCATAGCAAAGTGAAGGAGATGCCAAGTCATATGGGTCAATTAAAGAGTTTACAAAAATTGAGTAACTATATAGTGGGCAAGCAAAGTGAGACAAGGGTTGGAGAGTTGAGGGAGCTTTGCCACATTGGTGGGAGTCTTGTCATTCAAGAGCTGCAGAATGTGGTTGATGCTAAGGATGCCTCAGAGGCCAATATGGTAGGCAAGCGATATCTGGATGAGTTAGAGTTGGAATGGAATCGTGGTAGTGATGTTGAACAAAATGGAGCAGGCATAGTGCTCAACAACTTACAACCTCATTCTAACATAAAGAGACTCACTATTTATGGGTATGGTGGTTCAAGATTTCCAGATTGGTTAGGAGGTCCTTCAATTCTGAATATGGTGTCGCTACGTCTCTGGAATTGTAAGAATGTGTCAACCTTCCCACCGCTTGGGCAGCTACCCTCTcttaaacatttatatatattgggGTTGGTGGAGATAGAAAGGGTAAGCGCTGAGTTTTATGGGACTGAGCCATCCTTTGTATCCCTAAAAGCTCTATCATTTCAGGGTATGCCAAAATGGAAGGAATGGTTGTGCATGGGAGGCCAAGGTGGAGAATTCCCTCGTCTCAAGGAGCTTTATATAATCGATTGTCCCAAGCTAACTGGGGACTTACCAACCCATCTGCCTTTCTTGACGAGACTATGGATTAAAGAATGTGAGCAGCTTGTGGCTCCACTTCCAAGGGTTCCAGCCATCCGTCAGTTGGCAACGCGCAGCTGTGACATCTCACAGTGGAAGGAATTACCACCACTACTGAAGGATCTCTCAATTCAAAATGCCGACTCTTTCGAGTCCCTACTGGAGGAGGGAATGTTGCAAAGTAATACTTGTCTTCGAAAGTTGAGAATCAGAAATTGTTCTTTTTCGAGACCCTTGCGCAGAGTTTGTTTACCCATTACAATGGAATCATTATATATAGAGGAGTGTAAGAAACTAGAGTTTCTCCTACTTGAGTTCTTAAAATGTCCCCTCCCTTCCCTTGCCTATTTGGCGATCATCAGAAGTACTTGCAATTCTCTCTCATCCTTCCCACTCGGCAACTTCCCAAGTTTAACTTATCTCAAAATCTACGATCTCAAGGGGCTTGAATCCCTCTCCATTTCAATTTCAGATGGCGATGTTACATCTTTTGATTGGTTGAGAATCAGAGGGTGCCCTAATCTTGTGTCTATTGAATTGCTAGCTCTCAACGTGTCAAAATATTCCATCTTCAATTGCAAGAATCTCAAGCGGCTGCTGCACAACGCTGCATGCTTTCAGTCATTAATAATAGAAGGTTGTCCTGAATTGATATTTCCAATACAAGGTCTGCAAGGACTGTCCTCTCTTACCTCTCTCAAAATCTCAGATCTTCCAAATCTCATGTCCCTTGACAGTTTGGAGCTTCAACTGCTCACCTCTCTTGAAAAATTAGAGATCTGTGACTGCCCCAAGCTCCAATTCTTGACAGAAGAGCAGCTGCCCACCAACCTTTCTGTTCTAACAATCCAGAACTGCCCATTGCTGAAAGAGCGGTGCAAGTTTTGGACAGGGGAAGATTGGCATCATATAGCTCACATTCCACACATTGCGATCGATGACCAAGTTTTGTAA
- the LOC117926312 gene encoding putative disease resistance RPP13-like protein 1 isoform X2, translating into MAGAVAGGGALLSASLQVIFDRMASRDVLTFLRGQKLSATLLRKLQMKLLEVQAVLNDAEAKQITNLAVKDWVDELKDAVYDAEDLVDDITTEALRRKMESDSQTQVRNIIFGEGIESRVEEITDTLEYLSQKKDVLGLKKGVGENLSKRWPTTSLVDESGVYGRDVNREEIVKFLLSHNASGNKISVIALVGMGGIGKTTLAKLVYNDRRVVEFFDLKAWVCVSNEFDLVRITKTILKAIDSGTPDDNDLNLLQHKLEERLTRKKFLLVLDDVWNEDYNDWDSLQTPFNVGLYGSKIIVTTRINKVAAVMHSVHTHHLAKLSSEDCWSLFAKHAFENGNSSPHPKLEEVGKEIVKKCDGLPLAVKTLGGALYSEGRVKEWENVLNSETWDLPNNAILPALILSYYHLPSHLKPCFAYCSIFPKDYQFEKENLILLWMAEGFLQQSEKGKKTMEEIGDGYFYDLLSRSFFQKSGSNKSYFVMHDLMNDLAQLISGKVCVQLKDSKMNEIPEKLRHLSYFRSEYDRFERFEILNEVNSLRTFLPLNLEIWPREDKVSKRIYPYGSRHSKVKEMPSHMGQLKSLQKLSNYIVGKQSETRVGELRELCHIGGSLVIQELQNVVDAKDASEANMVGKRYLDELELEWNRGSDVEQNGAGIVLNNLQPHSNIKRLTIYGYGGSRFPDWLGGPSILNMVSLRLWNCKNVSTFPPLGQLPSLKHLYILGLVEIERVSAEFYGTEPSFVSLKALSFQGMPKWKEWLCMGGQGGEFPRLKELYIIDCPKLTGDLPTHLPFLTRLWIKECEQLVAPLPRVPAIRQLATRSCDISQWKELPPLLKDLSIQNADSFESLLEEGMLQSNTCLRKLRIRNCSFSRPLRRVCLPITMESLYIEECKKLEFLLLEFLKCPLPSLAYLAIIRSTCNSLSSFPLGNFPSLTYLKIYDLKGLESLSISISDGDVTSFDWLRIRGCPNLVSIELLALNVSKYSIFNCKNLKRLLHNAACFQSLIIEGCPELIFPIQGLQGLSSLTSLKISDLPNLMSLDSLELQLLTSLEKLEICDCPKLQFLTEEQLPTNLSVLTIQNCPLLKERCKFWTGEDWHHIAHIPHIAIDDQVL; encoded by the exons ATGGCCGGGGCTGTAGCAGGAGGGGGAGCACTTCTCTCGGCTTCTCTCCAAGTTATATTTGATCGGATGGCTTCTCGCGACGTCCTCACCTTCCTCCGGGGACAGAAACTCAGTGCTACGCTCCTAAGGAAGTTGCAGATGAAATTGCTGGAAGTTCAGGCAGTGCTGAATGATGCCGAGGCCAAGCAAATCACGAATTTAGCTGTCAAAGATTGGGTCGATGAGCTGAAAGATGCTGTGTATGATGCGGAGGACCTGGTGGATGATATCACCACTGAAGCTTTACGGCGCAAGATGGAGTCTGATTCTCAAACTCAGGTACGGAACATCATCTTTGGTGAGGGGATCGAATCCAGGGTAGAGGAGATCACTGACACACTAGAATATCTTTCACAAAAAAAAGATGTTCTCGGGTTGAAAAAAGGCGTTGGAGAAAATTTGTCAAAAAGATGGCCGACGACTTCCTTGGTAGATGAGTCTGGGGTGTACGGTAGGGATGTTAACAGGGAGGAGATAGTTAAATTTTTGTTGTCCCATAATGCAAGTGGGAATAAGATAAGTGTGATCGCCCTGGTGGGTATGGGCGGTATTGGAAAGACCACACTTGCTAAGCTGGTGTATAATGATAGGAGAGTGGTGGAATTTTTTGACCTTAAAGCATGGGTTTGTGTTTCAAATGAATTTGATCTTGTCAGGATAACGAAAACCATTCTTAAGGCAATTGATTCTGGGACTCCTGATGACAATGATTTGAATCTGCTTCAACATAAATTGGAGGAAAGACTTACGAGGAAGAAATTCTTACTTGTCCTTGATGATGTTTGGAATGAAGACTATAATGATTGGGATTCGCTACAAACTCCATTCAATGTTGGTCTATATGGCAGTAAGATTATTGTAACTACACGTATCAATAAGGTTGCAGCAGTCATGCATTCAGTTCATACTCATCATTTGGCAAAGTTATCCTCTGAAGATTGCTGGTCCCTATTTGCAAAacatgcatttgaaaatggaaattctAGTCCACATCCAAAGCTAGAAGAGGTTGGCAAAGAGATTGTAAAAAAGTGTGATGGATTGCCTTTAGCTGTCAAAACCCTTGGGGGTGCCTTATACTCAGAAGGTCGAGTAAAAGAATGGGAAAATGTATTGAACAGTGAAACATGGGATTTACCAAATAATGCAATTCTTCCTGCCTTAATATTGAGCTACTATCATCTTCCTTCACATCTAAAACCATGTTTTGCATATTGTTCTATTTTTCCTAAAGACTACCAATTTGAGAAGGAAAACTTGATTTTATTGTGGATGGCAGAAGGGTTTTTGCAACAAtcagaaaaaggtaagaaaacaATGGAAGAGATAGGTGATGGGTACTTTTATGACCTATTATCAagatcattttttcaaaagtcTGGTAGCAACAAATCATATTTTGTAATGCATGATCTCATGAACGACTTGGCTCAACTTATTTCTGGAAAAGTTTGTGTTCAATTGAAGGATAGTAAGATGAATGAAATTCCAGAAAAGCTTCGTCACTTATCGTATTTTAGAAGTGAATATGATCGCTTTGAGAGATTTGAGATCCTTAATGAAGTTAACAGTCTTCGGACCTTCTTACCATTGAATTTGGAGATTTGGCCTCGGGAAGATAAGGTTTCAAAGAGAATATATCCATATGGTAGTAG GCATAGCAAAGTGAAGGAGATGCCAAGTCATATGGGTCAATTAAAGAGTTTACAAAAATTGAGTAACTATATAGTGGGCAAGCAAAGTGAGACAAGGGTTGGAGAGTTGAGGGAGCTTTGCCACATTGGTGGGAGTCTTGTCATTCAAGAGCTGCAGAATGTGGTTGATGCTAAGGATGCCTCAGAGGCCAATATGGTAGGCAAGCGATATCTGGATGAGTTAGAGTTGGAATGGAATCGTGGTAGTGATGTTGAACAAAATGGAGCAGGCATAGTGCTCAACAACTTACAACCTCATTCTAACATAAAGAGACTCACTATTTATGGGTATGGTGGTTCAAGATTTCCAGATTGGTTAGGAGGTCCTTCAATTCTGAATATGGTGTCGCTACGTCTCTGGAATTGTAAGAATGTGTCAACCTTCCCACCGCTTGGGCAGCTACCCTCTcttaaacatttatatatattgggGTTGGTGGAGATAGAAAGGGTAAGCGCTGAGTTTTATGGGACTGAGCCATCCTTTGTATCCCTAAAAGCTCTATCATTTCAGGGTATGCCAAAATGGAAGGAATGGTTGTGCATGGGAGGCCAAGGTGGAGAATTCCCTCGTCTCAAGGAGCTTTATATAATCGATTGTCCCAAGCTAACTGGGGACTTACCAACCCATCTGCCTTTCTTGACGAGACTATGGATTAAAGAATGTGAGCAGCTTGTGGCTCCACTTCCAAGGGTTCCAGCCATCCGTCAGTTGGCAACGCGCAGCTGTGACATCTCACAGTGGAAGGAATTACCACCACTACTGAAGGATCTCTCAATTCAAAATGCCGACTCTTTCGAGTCCCTACTGGAGGAGGGAATGTTGCAAAGTAATACTTGTCTTCGAAAGTTGAGAATCAGAAATTGTTCTTTTTCGAGACCCTTGCGCAGAGTTTGTTTACCCATTACAATGGAATCATTATATATAGAGGAGTGTAAGAAACTAGAGTTTCTCCTACTTGAGTTCTTAAAATGTCCCCTCCCTTCCCTTGCCTATTTGGCGATCATCAGAAGTACTTGCAATTCTCTCTCATCCTTCCCACTCGGCAACTTCCCAAGTTTAACTTATCTCAAAATCTACGATCTCAAGGGGCTTGAATCCCTCTCCATTTCAATTTCAGATGGCGATGTTACATCTTTTGATTGGTTGAGAATCAGAGGGTGCCCTAATCTTGTGTCTATTGAATTGCTAGCTCTCAACGTGTCAAAATATTCCATCTTCAATTGCAAGAATCTCAAGCGGCTGCTGCACAACGCTGCATGCTTTCAGTCATTAATAATAGAAGGTTGTCCTGAATTGATATTTCCAATACAAGGTCTGCAAGGACTGTCCTCTCTTACCTCTCTCAAAATCTCAGATCTTCCAAATCTCATGTCCCTTGACAGTTTGGAGCTTCAACTGCTCACCTCTCTTGAAAAATTAGAGATCTGTGACTGCCCCAAGCTCCAATTCTTGACAGAAGAGCAGCTGCCCACCAACCTTTCTGTTCTAACAATCCAGAACTGCCCATTGCTGAAAGAGCGGTGCAAGTTTTGGACAGGGGAAGATTGGCATCATATAGCTCACATTCCACACATTGCGATCGATGACCAAGTTTTGTAA